The Nostoc cf. commune SO-36 genomic sequence TTTAAATCGCGTTTTTCATATAACTGACTAGACAATTGCCTTAGAAGTTTTGCCGATAGATCAGTGATTTTGGGTAATTACAGGTGGTAATTGCCCATGATCCCTACATGTACTTATTTACATTTATTGTACGCTCCTAGCTGTTGAATACTAGCAGCGACAAATAGACTTTCATAATATTCTTAAAAGTCCACCTATTTAGATCGAAAGTTAAAGACGGGGTGAAGAAGGGATTGGGGATTAGGGATTGGGTATTGGGTACTGGCTATTAGAGATTGGGTTAGGAAAACTCTTCCCCAGTTTCTAATCCCCATTAAAAGCAAGCAGCGTCTTGGCTAAGAAAGCATTAAAATACATTAAGTAAATTGCTCTTTTAACTTTGGTTGCTGCTAAGGCAAAGATAGTATATGACTGACGTTCCCGCAGTTCGCATTCGCAATTTTTGTATTATTGCTCACATCGACCACGGGAAATCAACCCTCGCCGATCGCTTGCTACAAGCTACTGGCACTGTTGAAGACCGAAAGATGAAGGAACAGTTTCTTGACAATATGGATTTGGAACGGGAGCGCGGCATTACAATTAAGCTGCAAGCTGCCCGGATGAATTACACAGCTAAAGATGGTCAGCAATATGTGCTGAATTTGATTGATACTCCAGGGCATGTGGATTTTTCTTACGAAGTTTCCCGCTCTCTTGTTGCTTGCGAAGGAGCGCTATTGGTAGTAGATGCGTCCCAAGGTGTGGAGGCGCAAACTTTGGCTAATGTATATTTAGCCTTGGAGAATAACCTGGAAATTATCCCGGTTTTGAATAAAATTGATTTGCCTGGGGCAGAACCAGAACGGGTAATTGGCGAAATTGAAGAAATTATCGGTCTTGATTGCAGTGGTGCGATTCTTGCCTCTGCTAAAGAAGGAATTGGTATTGATGAGATTTTAGAGGCAGTTGTTGAGCGGATACCGCCACCGCCCAATACGATAAATGAACGCTTACGGGCGTTAATATTTGATAGCTATTACGACAGTTACCGGGGAGTAATTGTGTATTTCCGGGTGATGGATGGCACAGTCAAAAAAGGCGATCGCATCCATTTAATGGCATCGGGTAAAGAATTTGAAATTGATGAGCTAGGTGTTCTTTCTCCCACTCAAAAGCAAGTTGAAGAACTCCACGCTGGGGAAGTAGGCTATTTGGGAGCGGCAATTAGAGCTGTAGCTGATGCACGGGTGGGTGACACCATTACTCTGAGTAAGGCAAAAGCTGAGTCACCCTTACCAGGCTACGCAGAAGCGAACCCGATGGTTTATTGTGGGATGTTCCCCATTGATGCTGACCAATTTGAAGATTTGCGGGAAGCTTTGGAAAAGCTCGAACTCAACGATGCAGCGCTGCATTACGAACCAGAAACTTCTAGCGCAATGGGATTTGGCTTCCGTTGCGGGTTTTTGGGCTTGCTGCACATGGAAATTGTTCAGGAACGCCTAGAGCGAGAGTATAACCTAGATTTAATCATTACAGCCCCCTCGGTGGTTTATAAGGTGATTACCATCAAAGGTGAGGAACTATACATCGATAATCCTAGCCGCTTACCTTCTCCCAACGATCGCGAAAAAATTGAAGAACCCTACGTGCAAGTAGAGATGATTACCCCGGAAACTTATGTTGGCAGCTTGATGGAGTTGTCACAAAATCGCCGTGGCATTTTCAAAGATATGAAATATCTCGCCCAAGGACGAACCACGCTTACTTATGAGTTACCCTTGGCGGAAGTTGTAACTGACTTTTTTGATCAGATGAAATCGCGATCGCGCGGTTATGCCAGTATGGAATATCACCTCATCGGTTATCGTGAAAATCCTCTGGTGAAGCTAGATATCATGATTAATGGCGATCCCGTGGATTCGTTAGCGATGATTGTGCATCGGGATAAAGCTTACAACGTCGGTCGAGCAATGGCTGAAAAACTCAAGGAACTAATTCCCCGTCATCAATTTAAAGTGCCAATTCAAGCATCTATCGGTAGTAAAGTTATCGCCAGCGAACATATCCCTGCTTTGCGGAAAGATGTGCTAGCCAAGTGCTACGGTGGTGATATCAGTCGGAAGAAGAAACTTTTGCAGAAGCAAGCAAAAGGTAAAAAGCGGATGAAATCTGTTGGTACAGTAGATGTACCCCAAGAAGCTTTTATGGCAGTACTGCGCTTGGATCAAAGCTAATTCTAGAAATCGGAAATACAGCCGTTTTCTTTTGCATGAAGTAGAAGAGGTTTTGAGGCAGGAAGCAGGAATTAGAAACTGTTTATGTCTAATTTTAATTCCTGCATTTTGTACCTCAGTTACTGGTAAGTACTGTATGAATAGACCGTAAGACAAGCAGGTAAATCGTGAGGCATCATTCGCCACGAGCAACCTGCATACAATATATAAAAAAATCGCATTTACTACTTCATGCTTTTTTCCACGATTAAAGCTTATTTTATCCTGGAATAATTAATTTTATCAAATGCCATTCGATATCGGAAATGTCTGTGGGATAAGCTTTTAGACTCATTGTATTCGATTCAAATATGACGGCTGTCCCTTTTAAAATACGTGTTCTAGTGAATGAATACGGCGCTATTTATTTTTGATTTATAAATACCTTTTTATAAGTTTATAGTAAGTTTTGGGAATCATAAAAACAACAAAATGCTACACACATTTGGAGTTTTGATGAATCCTCATAAGCTGTTACCTACTTTGTCTTCAATCACAACATCTGATGAGTGGTACACCTACTATAAAGCTAATGCTGAGTTTCAATTAGAGATACCTTGGAAGCATGGTGCAGGAATTACAGAAGATGAACAGAATGCTATAGCAGATTCCTTAGCGGCTTGGCAGTTGGGTGAAACATCAGACGGGTTGCACTTGCTGGCTGCTGCTAAAAACTATGCACAGCGCATCAAAGATCCAAAATATGTTGATGTAATCGAACTATTTATCAAGGAAGAACAACGTCACGGAGGCGACTTAGGACGGTTTCTTGACCTTGCCCAAATTCCTCGGTTGCAACGTAACTGGGGCGACACATTGTTTCGGAAAATACGCTATGCAATCCC encodes the following:
- the lepA gene encoding translation elongation factor 4, translating into MTDVPAVRIRNFCIIAHIDHGKSTLADRLLQATGTVEDRKMKEQFLDNMDLERERGITIKLQAARMNYTAKDGQQYVLNLIDTPGHVDFSYEVSRSLVACEGALLVVDASQGVEAQTLANVYLALENNLEIIPVLNKIDLPGAEPERVIGEIEEIIGLDCSGAILASAKEGIGIDEILEAVVERIPPPPNTINERLRALIFDSYYDSYRGVIVYFRVMDGTVKKGDRIHLMASGKEFEIDELGVLSPTQKQVEELHAGEVGYLGAAIRAVADARVGDTITLSKAKAESPLPGYAEANPMVYCGMFPIDADQFEDLREALEKLELNDAALHYEPETSSAMGFGFRCGFLGLLHMEIVQERLEREYNLDLIITAPSVVYKVITIKGEELYIDNPSRLPSPNDREKIEEPYVQVEMITPETYVGSLMELSQNRRGIFKDMKYLAQGRTTLTYELPLAEVVTDFFDQMKSRSRGYASMEYHLIGYRENPLVKLDIMINGDPVDSLAMIVHRDKAYNVGRAMAEKLKELIPRHQFKVPIQASIGSKVIASEHIPALRKDVLAKCYGGDISRKKKLLQKQAKGKKRMKSVGTVDVPQEAFMAVLRLDQS
- a CDS encoding ferritin-like domain-containing protein yields the protein MLHTFGVLMNPHKLLPTLSSITTSDEWYTYYKANAEFQLEIPWKHGAGITEDEQNAIADSLAAWQLGETSDGLHLLAAAKNYAQRIKDPKYVDVIELFIKEEQRHGGDLGRFLDLAQIPRLQRNWGDTLFRKIRYAIPTMEIWTTPVIMVETVALVYYKAIQNATNSPVLKQLCQQILRDEVKHIRFQYERLAVIHKNRPALLRKLTYLIQ